A stretch of the Helicoverpa armigera isolate CAAS_96S chromosome 5, ASM3070526v1, whole genome shotgun sequence genome encodes the following:
- the Ints8 gene encoding integrator complex subunit 8: MDVDLLRPGTVPISPDTILWFEFLLDPNLLKKHLSKPNPEPSACELIEEFLSVDTKNGNSKPTSERVVDVDAPPSPPSANTPAPSQFTRKQLALKILALKVAATLHWNLDIFENKLPPQIQQQLMQDLVYMSTDAAFAVPPQEIPAELLQQPQVQFALVLYHRWVIRFPVKAALYAKSNKMSYIHIPGMQLDSAYTPLNQNFEKILRMCEASRMQSIMFLDEILAYYEPTSSTGRKESKKIRVPVTETFVHLTEDTSDMNHNWNAGDVLISQHELAMQIHFDLCYNYFFYGQHNLAKKHILGCRENSNLLERETSIYGYGPHRTMPWGEFYYACMAKDDILGYIRALNLGFELLNEEPSLLQKLQDSIANHYTGIIAVLQADNLTREIPMIHRQVAELDIQGSASSGAFTVARDLLNRVSALNAVRYALEGGLPSTHQDFLNKFKTVGIKFFDLLFWALAPVLMSDLSETDWENLRTFYLHLATSQCRLPIDRIDEYLKKHIGESAETIRKKLISDEQLNTILNDPVNIDDENMDIPRELLTDDWETPDFEFKSVPELEMGRLKKRLIEASTADDVRMCLVKLAMMAPASPLWKISPSWKPAGELCNALVSLPRGFLQDFGYVVSGAARARAEAGCARAALSLLSVLEGEARSQLGGGNDPNLYRLCRHLSWEVLFLQINVVLSEWPHHRINLSALANKCKACIVAVTAGDGIVPRPQVIEACWICLINACEWEGMGMTTGPGEVAAALCAACFELQRGKATRKFPRPLWDYALGVYCNGPAPVKRSAGGAPTHSRDAPAAWAEARIAFNGFLSTLREPLAVSVMLSLLARIHNLLVDDGSLELVVEYTNLWPNNISNMNNYNSKFVLESLTDLLERSLKLYPYNTSWLRLYGDVEMVEGRWGAALRRYLCGAAAGSWHFAKRAPDEAAVARRAARCCQALNAPTQAAALCQLPDEPDYTTAFKCLAEKTGNASDAMDGYYGCIWDGTLLEVGVALHARRGEGGRRARAVRAAGALELNANNSEDIQREAAAIRRARLLRALTNQYVA, translated from the exons ATGGATGTAGATCTGTTAAGACCAGGCACTGTGCCTATCTCTCCAGATACAATACTGTGGTTTGAATTTCTTCTCGACCCTAACTTACTAAAGAAGCATCTCAGTAAACCTAACCCAG AACCTTCAGCTTGTGAGTTGATAGAAGAGTTTCTGTCAGTTGACACTAAGAATGGTAACTCTAAGCCAACATCTGAGCGAGTGGTGGACGTTGATGCACCACCCAGTCCACCGTCAGCCAACACTCCTGCACCGTCACAGTTCACACGGAAACAACTGGCACTGAAGATACTTGCTTTGAAAGTTGCTGCAACTCTTCACTGGAATTTAG ATATCTTTGAGAACAAGCTGCCTCCACAGATACAACAACAGTTGATGCAGGATCTGGTCTACATGTCAACTGATGCTGCCTTTGCTGTACCTCCAcag GAAATACCAGCAGAATTGTTACAGCAGCCACAGGTGCAGTTTGCACTGGTGTTGTACCACAGATGGGTGATCCGGTTCCCTGTGAAAGCAGCACTCTAtgccaaatcaaataaaatgtccTACATCCATAT ACCTGGCATGCAACTAGACAGCGCTTACACACCATTAAATCAGAACttcgaaaaaatattacgaatgtGCGAAGCCTCTCGCATGCAAAGTATTATGTTTCTAGATGAGATATTGGCTTATTATGAACCAACATCGAGTACTGGTCGCAAAGAATCCAAAAAGATTAGGGTCCCAGTGACAGAAACCTTTGTGCATCTGACAGAAGACACTAGTGATATGAATCACAACTGGAACGCCGGTGACGTTCTCATCAGTCAACATGAACTCGCAATGCAAATACATTTCGATCTctgttacaattattttttctatggtCAGCATAATCTGGCAAAGAAACACATACTTGGCTGCAGGGAAAATTCTAATTTGTTAGAAAGGGAAACATCTATCTATGGCTATGGTCCACACAGAACCATGCCTTGGGGAGAGTTTTATTATGCGTGCATGGCTAAAGATGATATCTTAGGATACATAAGGGCATTAAACTTAGGATTTGAACTATTAAATGAGGAGCCTTCATTGTTACAAAAGCTTCAGGATTCGATAGCCAATCATTATACGGGAATAATCGCAGTTCTTCAAGCTGATAACTTGACGCGGGAAATCCCAATGATACACAGGCAGGTTGCTGAACTAGATATTCAAGGGTCGGCTTCAAGTGGAGCCTTCACAGTTGCTCGGGATCTACTCAATAGAGTTTCGGCACTAAATGCTGTAAGATACGCCTTAGAAGGTGGATTACCTTCTACTCATCAAGACTTCTTGAACAAATTCAAAACGGTCGGAATAAAGTTTTTCGATCTTCTGTTCTGGGCGCTCGCCCCTGTTCTCATGTCCGATTTATCAGAAACAGACTGGGAAAACTTGAGAACATTTTACCTGCATTTAGCTACGTCACAGTGTAGACTGCCAATCGATAGGATTGATGAGTATTTGAAAAAGCATATTGGCGAGTCAGCAGAGACTATAAGAAAGAAGTTGATTTCTGATGAGCAATTGAACACAATCCTCAACGATCCAGTTAACATCGATGATGAAAATATGGACATTCCGCGAGAACTACTGACGGATGATTGGGAAACTCCTGACTTTGAGTTCAAGTCTGTTCCCGAACTTGAGATGGGTCGTCTCAAGAAGCGTCTTATTGAGGCTTCTACGGCAGATGACGTTCGAATGTGTTTGGTGAAGTTGGCTATGATGGCACCAGCCTCGCCCTTGTGGAAGATAAGCCCGTCCTGGAAACCAGCAGGAGAGTTGTGTAATGCCTTGGTATCTTTGCCGAGAGGGTTCCTGCAAGACTTTGGTTACGTGGTGTCAGGAGCGGCGCGAGCAAGAGCAGAGGCAGGGTGTGCCCGCGCAGCATTGTCGTTACTCTCAGTACTGGAAGGCGAAGCTCGCAGCCAGTTGGGTGGTGGAAACGATCCCAATCTATACCGATTATGCCGTCACTTATCCTGGGAAGTACTCTTCCTGCAAATAAATGTGGTGCTGAGTGAGTGGCCGCACCATCGAATTAATTTGTCAGCATTAGCAAATAAGTGCAAAGCTTGTATCGTGGCTGTCACTGCTGGTGACGGGATTGTTCCTAGACCACAG GTAATCGAGGCATGTTGGATTTGTCTGATCAACGCATGTGAGTGGGAAGGAATGGGCATGACGACGGGGCCGGGCGAGGTAGCTGCAGCGCTGTGCGCCGCCTGCTTCGAGTTACAACGTGGCAAGGCTACTAGGAAGTTTCCAAGGCCCCTGTGGGATTATG CTTTAGGAGTATATTGCAACGGCCCGGCCCCAGTAAAGAGGTCTGCAGGCGGTGCCCCAACACATTCCCGGGACGCACCGGCCGCGTGGGCCGAAGCCCGCATTGCCTTCAACGGTTTCTTATCCACTCTTCGAGAACCCCTCGCCGTCAGTGTGATGCTCTCCCTCCTCGCAAGGATACACAACCTACTTGTAGACGACGGCTCATTAGAACTCGTGGTTGAATACACCAATCTCTGGCCGAATAACATATCGAatatgaataattataattccAAGTTCGTGTTGGAGTCTCTAACGGATCTCCTTGAAAGGAGTTTGAAGTTGTATCCTTATAATACTTcgtg GTTACGTCTATACGGCGACGTAGAAATGGTAGAGGGTCGTTGGGGCGCAGCCCTACGTCGCTACCtgtgcggcgcggcggcgggctcGTGGCACTTCGCCAAGCGAGCCCCCGACGAGGCGGCCGTAgcgaggcgggcggcgcggtgcTGCCAGGCGCTCAATGCGCCAACACAGGCGGCGGCACTATGCCAGCTGCCCGACGAACCGGATTATACTACTGCATTCAAGTGTCTTGCGGAAAAG ACTGGGAACGCGTCCGACGCTATGGACGGATACTACGGCTGCATCTGGGACGGTACACTCCTGGAGGTGGGGGTAGCACTACACGCTCGGCGCGGAGAGGGTGGTCGACGCGCGCGGGCGGTCCGCGCGGCCGGCGCACTCGAGCTCAACGCGAACAACAGTGAGGACATACAGCGAGAAGCCGCTGCGATACGCCGTGCTAGACTCCTACGAGCCCTTACTAATCAGTACGTCGCGTGA
- the LOC110369594 gene encoding lipopolysaccharide-induced tumor necrosis factor-alpha factor homolog, translating to MDATMENKMGLPPPYEQTRPNPAPPPSYFGDNPPPPPGLVVPPAPGPRTTVITSPPPLPGARPGKMGPGPSGTNCPTCNKSIVTTVEYVPNNRTHIISAALCVLAGCCCGCFVPYCMRSCKTANHYCPQCKAFIGSYTPS from the exons ATGGACGCCACAA TGGAAAACAAGATGGGTCTACCGCCACCTTATGAACAAACGCGGCCTAACCCTGCGCCCCCGCCATCGTACTTCGGCGACAACCCTCCACCGCCGCCTGGTTTAGTGGTCCCTCCAGCCCCTGGGCCACGCACCACAGTCATAACGTCACCGCCACCACTACCCGGAGCGCGCCCTGGAAAGATGGGCCCTGGACCTTCAGGCACCAACTGCCCAACTTGCAACAAATCCATCGTGACCACAGTTGAATATGTTCCAAACAACCGCACACATATTATATCGGCAGCGCTATGCGTTTTAGCTGG atgCTGTTGCGGCTGCTTCGTACCGTACTGCATGAGATCCTGCAAGACTGCCAACCACTACTGCCCTCAATGCAAGGCTTTCATCGGTTCCTATACGCCATCTTGA
- the LOC110370448 gene encoding lipopolysaccharide-induced tumor necrosis factor-alpha factor homolog isoform X2 has product MNNDGLPLYPSEYETQVQIKKFNSKGQTPPQVQQMPEQVPMAVTAPAQLLGPENTMTTCQFCHATIKTAVKYTTTSRTHMAAALWGMLCCLCCVPYGSESAKNSDHYCPNCQRYLGTYVK; this is encoded by the exons ATGAACAACGACGGGCTGCCGCTTTATCCCTCGGAGTACGAGACGCAAGTGCag ATCAAGAAGTTCAATTCGAAAGGCCAGACCCCACCACAGGTGCAACAGATGCCGGAGCAAGTACCAATGGCGGTTACAGCCCCAGCG CAGTTGCTGGGGCCAGAGAATACGATGACGACTTGTCAGTTCTGCCACGCGACCATCAAGACTGCTGTCAAGTACACTACAACTTCCCGCACGCATATGGCTGCCGCGCTTTGGGGCATGCTGTG TTGTTTGTGCTGCGTTCCGTACGGTTCTGAATCAGCGAAAAACTCCGACCACTACTGCCCTAACTGCCAGAGATACCTCGGCACCTATGTTAAGTAG
- the LOC126055803 gene encoding uncharacterized protein LOC126055803: protein MRPVDRLRGGMPSTSRYKCYFDCDNDGPLHRFPKPEYPHLEKFNSWKKVLDKALQEKGDIYIYNQIRFCDRHFEECYRSASHRLTPNAIPTLDLSTLPVGQTLEGPSGHVEADMSNLLNISQDKLAVIEPSSSTHYHSDVQNALQTAERPKGSRKRGTCQYLKRVVTSKRRR from the exons atgcgtccagtggatcgtcttaggggcggaatgccatcaacgtcaagatataagtgctactttgattgtgacaatgacg gcccattgcaccgatttcctaaacctgaatacccacatttggaaaagtttaactcgtggaaaaaagtactagataaagctttacaagagaaaggcgacatctacatttataaccaaattcgattttgcgacagacattttgaagagtgttaccgttcagccagtcaccgacttactccaaatgcaataccaactctag atttatctacattaccagttggtcaaactcttgaaggtccatcgggacatgtcgaggcagacatgtcgaatttattaaacatttcgcaagataaacttgctgtcattgagccatccagctctacccactatcatagtgatgtacagaatgcattacagacagctgaacgccctaaag gttctaggaaaagagggacttgtcaatatttaaaacgagtcgtcacctcaaagagaaggagataa
- the LOC110370448 gene encoding lipopolysaccharide-induced tumor necrosis factor-alpha factor homolog isoform X1, producing the protein MNNDGLPLYPSEYETQVQIKKFNSKGQTPPQVQQMPEQVPMAVTAPAKQLLGPENTMTTCQFCHATIKTAVKYTTTSRTHMAAALWGMLCCLCCVPYGSESAKNSDHYCPNCQRYLGTYVK; encoded by the exons ATGAACAACGACGGGCTGCCGCTTTATCCCTCGGAGTACGAGACGCAAGTGCag ATCAAGAAGTTCAATTCGAAAGGCCAGACCCCACCACAGGTGCAACAGATGCCGGAGCAAGTACCAATGGCGGTTACAGCCCCAGCG AAGCAGTTGCTGGGGCCAGAGAATACGATGACGACTTGTCAGTTCTGCCACGCGACCATCAAGACTGCTGTCAAGTACACTACAACTTCCCGCACGCATATGGCTGCCGCGCTTTGGGGCATGCTGTG TTGTTTGTGCTGCGTTCCGTACGGTTCTGAATCAGCGAAAAACTCCGACCACTACTGCCCTAACTGCCAGAGATACCTCGGCACCTATGTTAAGTAG
- the LOC135116907 gene encoding uncharacterized protein LOC135116907, translating to MSNRKCCVPGCTNGLDTTGYLHKFPNPDKDRQLFNTWVFHIGGDILQLENNHIFKYRRVCNDHFEPKYWCRNNRLAKGAVPTKNMPGLSCSKFSIEKRALRPLQISGPSTSKEPAHLHIHSQGSIEDVQMKENLDPVTSESQSVHSDRQPHSEEENVEVVKDLVHRKVKCVSKKAVKQVAVTKTERALYQKMLQVGVKLSKCRSKVKKQAIKIKALQNITTNPQFLETLDKMSSTSKF from the exons atgtctaatagaaagtgttgtgttcccggatgtacaaatggcttag acactacggggtatttacataaattccctaatccagataaggataggcagctatttaatacatgggtctttcatattggtggtgacattttgcaacttgaaaataaccatattttcaaataccgccgcgtctgtaatgatcatttcgaaccaaaatattggtgccggaataaccgacttgccaaaggagctgtacctacaaaaaacatgccag gattatcttgctcgaaattcagcattgaaaaaagagcactaagacctcttcagatttcaggaccgtctacatcaaaag aacctgcgcatctacatatacactcacaaggttcaattgaagatgtacaaatgaaagagaatcttg atcctgtcacttcagaatctcagtctgtacacagtgatagacagcctcatagtgaagaagaaaatgttgaggtggtgaaagatcttg tgcatcgcaaagttaaatgtgttagtaagaaggcggtaaaacaggttgctgttacgaaaactgagcgtgctctgtatcagaaaatgctgcaagttggtgtgaaactcagcaaatgccgtagcaaggttaaaaagcaggcaatcaagatcaaggccctgcaaaatattactacaaaccctcaatttttagaaactctagacaaaatgtctagcacatcaaaattttaa
- the LOC110372864 gene encoding lipopolysaccharide-induced tumor necrosis factor-alpha factor homolog: MESSNSYHPISPVNETVAGIEMELLHVGSEPVGMRCPYCYEDVMTRAHYRNTRLTHTIAVILGIFFWWLCCCLIPYFVKRWKNVEHYCPNCRRYLGMYSRRPAIL; the protein is encoded by the exons A TGGAGTCCTCCAACTCCTATCATCCGATATCTCCGGTCAATGAGACTGTGGCGGGTATCGAGATGGAACTGCTGCACGTgggatcggagccggtcggcatGCGGTGTCCGTACTGCTACGAAGATGTCATGACAAGAGCCCATTACAGAAACACCAGGTTAACTCACACAATTGCCGTAATACTGGGCATATTCTTCTG GTGGTTGTGTTGCTGCCTAATCCCGTACTTCGTCAAGAGGTGGAAGAATGTGGAGCATTACTGCCCGAACTGCCGCAGATACTTGGGGATGTATAGCAGGCGGCCTGCTATTTTATAG